A single region of the Streptococcus macedonicus ACA-DC 198 genome encodes:
- the murA2 gene encoding UDP-N-acetylglucosamine 1-carboxyvinyltransferase, producing the protein MRKIVINGGKPLKGEVAISGAKNSVVALIPATILAEDIVILDGVPAISDVDSLIEIMEIMGAKVKRKEDTLEIDPRGIKNQPMPYGKINSLRASYYFYGSLLSRFGEATVGLPGGCDLGPRPIDLHLKAFEAMGATISYEDEAMRLATNGESIHGAHIYMDTVSVGATINTMLAATKANGRTIIENAAREPEIIDVATLLNNMGAHIRGAGTDVITIEGVDYLHGTRHQIIPDRIEAGTYIAMAAAMGEGVRITNVLYEHLESYIAKLEEMGVRMTVEEDSIFVEKQSVLKAVSVKTSPYPGFATDLQQPITPLLLTAEGRGTILDIIYEKRTNHVAELVRMGADISIVGGRIAYQGPNKLTGAPVKASDLRAGAALVIAGLMAEGQTEITNVEFILRGYSNIIEKLTDLGADIKLIED; encoded by the coding sequence ATGCGTAAAATTGTGATTAATGGTGGCAAACCTTTAAAGGGAGAGGTTGCTATTTCAGGTGCAAAGAATAGTGTAGTGGCTTTGATTCCTGCGACTATTCTTGCAGAGGATATTGTTATATTAGATGGTGTTCCTGCTATTTCCGATGTTGATAGTTTAATTGAAATCATGGAAATCATGGGCGCTAAAGTAAAAAGAAAAGAGGATACTCTTGAAATTGATCCACGTGGCATAAAAAATCAGCCAATGCCTTATGGTAAGATTAATAGTTTACGTGCATCATATTACTTCTATGGTAGTTTATTAAGTCGTTTTGGTGAGGCTACAGTAGGTCTACCAGGTGGTTGTGACCTTGGCCCTCGTCCTATTGATTTACACCTTAAAGCTTTTGAAGCTATGGGGGCTACGATTTCGTATGAAGATGAAGCAATGCGCTTGGCGACAAACGGTGAATCTATTCATGGTGCACATATCTATATGGATACGGTCAGTGTTGGCGCGACGATTAATACGATGCTTGCAGCAACTAAGGCAAATGGTCGTACGATTATTGAGAATGCTGCGCGTGAGCCAGAAATCATTGACGTAGCTACTTTGTTAAACAATATGGGAGCTCACATTCGTGGTGCTGGTACAGATGTGATTACAATTGAAGGTGTTGATTACCTTCATGGCACACGTCACCAAATCATTCCTGACCGTATTGAAGCTGGTACTTATATTGCCATGGCAGCAGCAATGGGTGAAGGGGTTCGTATTACCAATGTCCTTTATGAACACTTAGAGAGTTACATTGCAAAACTCGAAGAAATGGGCGTTCGTATGACGGTTGAAGAGGATTCTATCTTTGTTGAAAAACAATCAGTATTGAAAGCTGTGTCAGTGAAAACGTCACCATATCCAGGTTTTGCGACTGATTTGCAACAACCAATCACACCGTTGTTGTTGACAGCTGAAGGACGTGGTACTATCCTAGATATCATTTATGAAAAACGTACTAATCACGTTGCTGAATTGGTACGAATGGGTGCTGATATTTCTATTGTTGGTGGTCGTATTGCTTACCAAGGACCTAATAAATTAACAGGAGCTCCTGTTAAAGCGTCTGATTTGCGTGCAGGTGCAGCGCTTGTTATTGCAGGTCTAATGGCAGAAGGTCAAACAGAAATTACCAACGTTGAATTTATTTTGCGCGGTTATTCAAATATCATTGAAAAATTAACAGACCTAGGTGCTGATATTAAATTAATTGAAGATTAA